The following proteins are co-located in the Nocardioides piscis genome:
- a CDS encoding Lrp/AsnC family transcriptional regulator, which produces MITAIVFVKADVARIPEVAEAIAALDGVSEVYSVTGQIDLIAMIRVSKHEDVAEVVADSLNKVEGVSSTETHIAFRTFSRHDLESAFALGLD; this is translated from the coding sequence ATGATCACCGCCATCGTCTTCGTGAAGGCCGACGTCGCCCGGATCCCCGAGGTCGCCGAGGCGATCGCGGCGCTGGACGGCGTCAGCGAGGTCTATTCCGTGACCGGCCAGATCGACCTGATCGCGATGATCCGGGTCAGCAAGCACGAGGACGTCGCTGAGGTCGTGGCCGACTCGCTCAACAAGGTCGAGGGGGTCAGCTCGACCGAGACGCACATCGCCTTCCGCACGTTCTCGCGCCACGACCTGGAGTCGGCCTTCGCCCTGGGCCTCGACTGA
- a CDS encoding DEDD exonuclease domain-containing protein, protein MSRAAATPSRWEAQRGFDELGRPLRDVTFCVVDLETTGGSAAAGSMITEIGAVKVRGGVVLGEFQTLVNPHAAIPAFIAVLTGITNSMVSDAPPIESALPAFLEFAAGTVLVAHNAPFDVGFLRHFANAQDLTWPGFEVLCTAKLARRVITRDDAPNCKLSSLAQVFNATTTPNHRALSDARATVDVLHGLMERLGGLGVHTLEELQTFTARVSTAQRRKRHLAEGLPHAPGVYLFRDDRSRVLYVGTSKDLRTRVRTYFTASETRSRMGEMVGLAESVTAITCATPLEAEVRELRLIAEHKPKYNRRSRFPEKVHFIKLTREPWPRLSMVRRVLDDDADYLGPFSSRKSAEKSLAALHDTFPVRQCSDRFGASPSRTPCVLAEMGRCLSPCDGGVDPTTYAAMVRSLRDSLIRSPDDVVDAISRRMTALADLERFEEAGVHRDRLATFVRAAARTQRLSALSRCPEVVAARREDDGRWAVHVVRHGRLAAAGVIPPGGDAHHYVDQLRAGAETVSDAPGPVPAATAAETEKLLRWLESPGIRLVDVEGDWVCPVGGATRHLAIHDAVTHSRVSLVPFDEQRLAPPVASPVR, encoded by the coding sequence ATGAGCCGTGCTGCCGCTACCCCCTCCCGGTGGGAGGCCCAGCGCGGTTTCGACGAGCTCGGACGACCGTTGCGCGACGTCACCTTCTGCGTGGTCGACCTCGAGACCACCGGGGGTTCTGCCGCCGCCGGCTCGATGATCACCGAGATCGGCGCGGTCAAGGTCCGGGGCGGCGTCGTGCTGGGAGAGTTCCAGACCCTCGTCAACCCGCACGCCGCCATACCTGCGTTCATCGCCGTGCTCACCGGCATCACCAACTCCATGGTCAGCGACGCTCCCCCCATCGAGTCGGCGCTGCCGGCCTTTCTCGAGTTCGCTGCCGGCACCGTCCTGGTGGCCCACAACGCGCCCTTCGACGTCGGCTTCCTGCGTCACTTCGCCAACGCCCAGGACCTCACCTGGCCGGGGTTCGAGGTTCTCTGCACGGCCAAGCTGGCCCGTCGGGTGATCACCCGCGACGACGCCCCCAACTGCAAGCTCTCCTCGCTGGCCCAGGTCTTCAACGCGACCACCACGCCAAACCACCGTGCTCTCTCCGACGCTCGTGCCACCGTCGACGTGCTGCACGGGTTGATGGAGCGCTTGGGTGGCCTGGGCGTCCACACGCTCGAGGAGCTGCAGACCTTCACCGCCCGGGTGAGCACCGCCCAGCGTCGGAAGCGGCACCTGGCCGAGGGACTGCCGCACGCACCGGGTGTCTACCTCTTCCGTGACGATCGCTCCCGCGTCCTCTATGTCGGCACGTCCAAGGACCTGCGGACCCGGGTGCGCACCTACTTCACGGCATCTGAGACCCGGTCCCGGATGGGCGAGATGGTCGGCCTGGCGGAGTCGGTGACCGCGATCACGTGCGCGACGCCGTTGGAGGCCGAGGTCCGCGAGCTCCGGCTGATCGCCGAGCACAAACCGAAGTACAACCGCCGCTCCCGCTTTCCCGAGAAGGTCCACTTCATTAAGCTCACCCGCGAGCCGTGGCCGCGACTGTCGATGGTGCGGCGAGTGCTCGACGACGACGCCGACTACCTCGGTCCCTTCTCGTCGAGGAAGTCGGCCGAGAAGAGCCTGGCTGCGTTGCACGACACGTTCCCCGTGCGGCAGTGCTCCGACCGGTTCGGGGCGTCGCCGTCCCGCACACCGTGCGTCCTGGCCGAGATGGGCAGGTGCTTGTCACCGTGCGACGGCGGGGTCGACCCGACGACATATGCCGCGATGGTCCGCTCCCTGCGCGACTCCTTGATCCGCAGTCCCGATGACGTGGTGGACGCCATCTCGCGGCGGATGACGGCTCTGGCCGACCTCGAACGGTTCGAGGAGGCCGGCGTCCACCGCGATCGGCTGGCCACCTTCGTCCGTGCCGCTGCCCGGACCCAGCGTCTGTCCGCTCTCAGCCGCTGCCCCGAAGTGGTGGCTGCGCGGCGCGAGGATGACGGCCGGTGGGCGGTGCACGTCGTGCGTCACGGCCGGTTGGCGGCAGCCGGCGTCATCCCCCCCGGTGGCGATGCGCACCACTACGTCGACCAGCTGCGCGCGGGCGCCGAGACCGTGTCCGACGCACCCGGGCCGGTGCCGGCGGCCACTGCTGCGGAGACGGAGAAGCTGTTGCGTTGGCTGGAGTCCCCGGGGATCAGGCTCGTCGACGTCGAGGGCGACTGGGTCTGCCCCGTGGGTGGGGCGACGCGTCACCTGGCGATCCACGACGCGGTCACCCACTCGAGAGTTTCACTCGTCCCCTTCGACGAGCAACGCCTCGCCCCGCCCGTCGCCAGTCCCGTCCGTTAG